A single Branchiostoma floridae strain S238N-H82 chromosome 11, Bfl_VNyyK, whole genome shotgun sequence DNA region contains:
- the LOC118425480 gene encoding uncharacterized protein LOC118425480: MAGHKDAQESAPEDEASQFSEDAQEEVLRKRSSSTERVEKDNARNSAIDGEDTNLQKVGESLQQLPKLVHDLSLVTLICTRLENLLTSLTGEGKEVTEARAHVELLVGQYRKLEGIVKDFLKRIRAFARHSIDEIKQTSVEAGPDKECVAAIVNRSKDLLYKMSELEQRRSCIESSSGFAKEGSRKVAEKSRATAEMSRTLAWGAIPGLGTLAWGAAGAMAGADGYESSVGKIVGGIKGLGFGLTGGLVTGVLSPVLIPAGLSVAREREALKEKSEHIVNELTLATVVLDSAIKNISQCLHVVVSGMTQLYETIEEMENVSDTESQDGKKTKLKGIGEGLRKLCEEGFEPLCQACDEARMRVLGYLGPTLQEYATERNVAPKESEEGDFDIIDPIELLDTTN, encoded by the coding sequence ATGGCAGGTCACAAAGACGCTCAAGAATCCGCACCTGAAGATGAGGCATCACAATTCAGTGAAGACGCTCAAGAAGAAGTACTAAGAAAACGAAGCTCTTCAACAGAACGTGTGGAGAAAGACAACGCAAGGAATTCTGCCATTGATGGAGAAGATACAAATCTTCAAAAGGTTGGAGAAAGTCTTCAGCAGCTCCCTAAGCTCGTGCACGACCTGTCACTGGTAACGCTCATATGTACCAGGCTGGAGAACCTTCTGACGTCACTTACAGGGGAGGGGAAAGAAGTCACAGAGGCGAGGGCACATGTCGAGTTGCTCGTTGGCCAGTACCGCAAGCTGGAAGGAATCGTTAAAGACTTCTTAAAGAGGATAAGAGCGTTCGCAAGACACAGTATTGACGAGATCAAGCAAACTTCGGTTGAAGCAGGACCAGATAAGGAATGCGTTGCGGCAATAGTTAACAGGAGTAAGGACCTATTGTACAAGATGAGCGAGTTGGAACAGCGCCGGTCTTGTATAGAGTCGAGTTCAGGGTTTGCGAAGGAAGGGTCCAGAAAAGTGGCTGAGAAAAGTCGGGCTACAGCAGAGATGAGTCGGACCTTAGCTTGGGGAGCCATACCGGGACTTGGGACTCTAGCATGGGGGGCAGCAGGGGCCATGGCCGGCGCAGACGGGTACGAATCCTCGGTGGGGAAGATAGTGGGAGGGATAAAGGGTCTAGGGTTCGGTCTAACCGGTGGGTTAGTGACAGGCGTTCTGTCTCCGGTGCTGATACCGGCCGGACTATCCGTGGCGAGGGAAAGAGAAGCGCTTAAGGAGAAATCAGAACACATCGTGAACGAGTTGACGCTCGCCACGGTCGTGCTAGACAGCGCGATCAAGAACATCAGCCAGTGTCTTCACGTGGTCGTCTCCGGGATGACCCAGCTGTACGAGACCATCGAAGAGATGGAAAATGTGTCGGACACCGAATCTCAAGATGGCAAGAAAACGAAACTTAAAGGAATAGGAGAAGGTTTAAGGAAGCTGTGTGAAGAGGGTTTCGAGCCGCTGTGCCAGGCATGTGACGAAGCAAGGATGCGGGTCTTGGGTTACCTTGGACCTACCCTACAGGAGTATGCGACTGAGAGAAACGTAGCGCCCAAGGAATCTGAAGAGGGAGACTTTGACATCATTGACCCGATTGAATTGCTTGATACTACGAATTAG